GCACAAGAATCCCAAGCTTCACaagttatagaaaataaagagtaaaaaaaaaaatcgatttttaaaaatttctacataaataataaattaaaaaaagaatcccaaGCTGAGGTACTTGCTCAGTTCTGGCACTCACACGTTCAGGAAGACTATAATTTAGGTGGTCTAAGgtaaaatctttgtttttcagaGCTCCACAGGTGATTTTGCTGCACAGTCAAGGTTTAAAAATTCTGCTCTATGAAACAATGTTTTACTGCAGCAAGAAGATTCAGATCAACTCTTAGAGACAATGTCCCCTGTGTTAGGATTGGCATGTTTTCCCCTCTCTGCACAACTTTTCAGAAAAATGGTCACTGGGGTTTTCTTGGAGTTTGAGGATGGGTGGGTGAACTGTGGGTGACCCTGTGGGTCTAAAGCCCCTGAAAATAACAACAGCCACTGTTTATTGAATGCCAGTTGCAAGGCAGGCACTGAGCTTTGGGACTTCACAGATGGAAACCCATGTACATTTTAGTCTTCACAACAATCCTTCCATGTGGATATTATCAACGTTAGCCCCATTTTACGGTTGAAGAAAGTGAAGTACAAAAACCTTGGCCAAGGTACCCCACCAGGAAAGTAGTAAAGTGGGTATTCAGACCATTTGACCCTGCAGGAGGCCTGAGGGAGAAGCATTGTTTCTGCCCCTATGGGCAACTCGTAGACAGGGAGCACTCCCACACCTCACCCATGCACTTGGAATGGGGCGCCCAGAGAAGAGGGAGTCCCGGTTTATAGCTGAATTCCTTAGGGTGATTACAAGaaaatgtgggccgggcgcggtggctcacgcctgtaatcctagcactccgggaggccgaggagggcggagggcggttcgctgaggtcaggagtccgaaaccagcctgagcaagagggagaccccatctctactacaaatagaaagaaatcaattggccaactgatatatatagaaaaaattagccgggcatggtggcacgtgcctgtagtcccaggtattgggaggctgaggcaagagaatcacttgagcctaggagtttgaggttgcctgtGAGCTGGGCGgacgacatggcactctagcctgggcaacacagtgagactctgtctcaaaaataaataaataaataaaaataaaaaaagaaaatgtgttgcgGGGGCGGGGGGCCAGCTAGAGGGATGAAGCCCAAAAGAGTtacacccctcccccacttaACGACCCCTGACCCCGACCTCCTGACGGTATTTGAGCTGAGACTCTGACCCGACCCCTTCCCTCCTGGTGGTGTCAGCACCCTTCTTCCACACACGCAGTTGCTTTCgttttaaattcagaaaaacagCACGCACCTCCCCTGGTTTCTGAGCGAGAGCCGGAGACTTCCCTTCCCGGAATCCCGGTTCCCTTTGGGGCGCGCATGTGACTgcgtggtgggggcggggagggcttCCCCGCTAGCGCCCGGCTCTCGGGAGACCCGCGGGAATCGTTCCCCCAGCCCCCTACaccaccccgcccggcctggcTCTGCGAGGGGAGTGCCATCCCGGGGCCGGGCGCCCGGGCAGCGGCGGCTCCCCGGGGACTGCAGGGAGAGCCCGGCTGCGCGCCTGCTCAGTGCGCGCGCACTGCGTCTGCGGCTCCCCCGCCTGGCGCCGCGCCCGGCGCAGCATccggggggcggggcgaggcggcGGCGGACCGGCCCCTCGGCCGGGGCCCGCGCGGAGCCGGAGCGGGGACCTCCAGAGGGCAGCACCGAGCCGCCAAGCAGGCCCCCTCCTCGCTCCGAGTCTGGGGTCCCCAGACGGCCCACAGGGAAGCCCCCACTTCAGAATCCGCTGTGTCCGCCAGGCCCTCGCCAGGATGGATAAGGGTGGGGAAGCGCCCCGCCACCACGAGAACCGGTGGGACCGGGAGTCAGGCTTCTCCTGGGGCAGTCGGCTTCCCCATCCGCCCCTCAGCGGGGCGCTCCTCACCGGCGGGGGCTTGGGAACAGCTTTCGGGTTCTGAGTGGCGCCCAGGGTACCCGGGGCACCGACAGCCCCATCCATCCCACAGATGAGTGGCAGAAACGAGGCGTCTCACTACGACGCAGTGTCCCAAGAACCATGTGGCCACGACTGCTTGCCTCAGTGTCCCCGGGACACCTGGAAAGTCACCGTGCCATTGGTCGAGGCCCGAGGTCAAGGCCCCGCCTCTCCTGGGCGGCCTGCGCCCAGCCGGcccagctgctcctccctccGCTCCGATCGCTCCCACGGTCCCACGGTCCCAGAGGTGGGCGGGCGGGCCCTCGGTGACAGTGGCAGAACCCCAACCCGCATCGCCCTCGCCCCCGCTCTGGGTCCGGGCTTCCCCAGCCCGGTGCGCGCCCGGGAGCCGCCTGTGTAGCCGAGCGCCCCGCGCGGCGCGCCCCGCGCCCTCCCTGTCTGGGCGTCCCCGGCTCCTGCGCACGCTCGGGCTCCGCGCTCCGaaccagggaggagggggagcgaCGGGCAGCGGCCCGGAAACGCCATATAAGGAGCAGGAAGGATCCCCCGCCGGAACAGCCCTTATATGGGCAGCGCCTTATTTGGAGTGGCCAGATATGGCCCGGCCGCTTCCGGCTGCGGGGGGAGGGCAGCAGGCGGAGGGACGGGGCGGAGGCGGCGCCGGGAACTCCGGGGCAGCTTGGTTCGGGAGGCCCCAGCTGCGGCTGCGGCGCTGGGCTTCCTCGGAGCCTGGGCTCCCGGGATCCGGGACctggcgcggggcgcggggcgcgggatGGAGGTGCCCGCGGCTGTCGGAGAGGGGGCTTCACGTCACTCCGGGTCCTCCTGGCCGGTCCTGCCATATTAGGGCTTCCTGCTTCCCATATATGGCCATGTACGTCACGACGGAGGCGGGCCGGCGAGGCTTCAGACCCTTCAAATAGAGGCGGATCCGGGGAGTCGCGAGAGATCCCAGCGCGCAGAACTTGGGGAGCCGCCGCCGCCATCCGCCAGCGCCGCCAGCTGCCGCCGCCGCAGGactggcccctgccccagcctccgcAGCAGTGCCGAGTGCGCGCCGCCCGCGGCGAGGGCGGGCCTGGGGACCCCACTGCGCCCTCCCCAGTGTGCCCCGCGCCCCGCATGTGACCCGGCCAGGCCCCCGCGAGAGTGTCCCCCGCAGCTCCGGCCCGGGCTGCGCCCACCCGCCCCAACACCAGCTCTCCCGCCCGCTCGTCCAGGATGGCCGCGGCCAAGGCCGAGATGCAGCTGATGTCTCCGCTGCAGATCTCCGACCCGTTCGGCTCCTTCCCGCACTCGCCCACAATGGACAACTACCCCAAGCTGGAGGAGATGATGCTGCTGAGCAATGGGGCTCCCCAGTTCCTCGCTGCCGCCGGGGCCCCAGAGGGCAGCAGCggtaacagcagcagcagcggggGCGGTGGAGGCGGAGggggcggcagcagcagcagcagcagcagtagcgcCTACAACCCTCAGGGGGAGACGGGCGAGCAGCCCTACGAACACCTGACCGCAGGTAAGCAGTGGCCTACGCCGCGGAGAACGAGCCCTTTCGCCACCGTGCTGGCGTCCAGACCTTCGCCGCAGGAGTGCTCCTGGACCTTAAGGATGCGACCGGGGTTTCCCTGCGGTTCCTCGCATCCCCAGGGTCATGTGTTAGAGGGATGCCTGGGGACACCCCGCAGCCCCCACCCTCGTCCCTAGAGGTGCGCAGAGGACCGAGCTTTTGTTTGGATGTGGAGCTCTGGAGCTGCGTGGGTGGGCAGAGAGGGGGAGGACTTGTTTTGATGAGCAGGGCTGCGCCCCCACCTCGAGAAAGGCTTGCCTTGCCTGACGCCTTTCCCCAAGGAAGGGCCATGATTCTTGCCCCTGGGTGTCCCGGCAGCCCGGGGTAGGGGCGCGCACTAGCCAGCCGCGGCCGCGGGGGTGCTGGCGGGAATCCCTCGCCCGCGCAGCCGCTGCTGCGGAGCGCTGGGAGCTGCAGTGGAGGGGATTCTCCTTTTTTGCGTCAGCTGTTGTTGAAGCGGGCTCTGCCACTGGAGCGGGTCCAGGAACATTGCAATCTGCTGCTATCAATTATTAACCACCTCGGGAGTCAATGGTAGCTGGCCTGACCTCTTGCCTGGCAGCTCGGGTCCTCCTCGTCCTCCAGTGATTGCTCTCCAGTAACCAggccttcccttctctctctctcctgccagaGTCTTTCCCTGACATCTCTCTGAACAACGAAAAGGTGCTGGTGGAGACGAGCTACCCCAGCCAAACCACTCGGCTGCCCCCCATCACCTACACTGGCCGCTTCTCTCTGGAGCCTGCACCCAACAGCGGCAGCACCTTGTGGCCTGAGCCCCTCTTCAGCCTGGTCAGTGGCCTCGTGAGCATGACCAACCCACCAGCCTCCTCATCCTCATCGTCGTCtcctgcagcctcctcctcctcttctgcctcccagagcccaCCGCTGAGCTGCGCAGTGCCGTCCAACGACAGCAGCCCCATTTACTCCGCGGCACCCACCTTCCCCACGCCCAACACCGACATTTTCCCTGAGCCACAGAGCCAGGCCTTTTCCGGCTCTGCCGGCAGCGCGCTCCAGTACCCGCCTCCTGCCTACCCTGCTGCCAAGGGTGGCTTCCAGGTTCCCATGATTCCCGACTACCTGTTTCCACAGCAGCAGGGGGACCTGGGCCTGGGCACCCCAGACCAGAAGCCCTTCCAGGGCCTGGAGAGCCGTACCCAGCAGCCTTCGCTCACCCCACTCTCTACGATCAAGGCCTTTGCCACTCAGTCGGGATCGCAGGACCTGAAGGCCCTCAATAGCACCTACCAGTCCCAGCTCATCAAACCCAGCCGCATGCGCAAGTACCCCAACCGGCCGAGCAAGACACCCCCCCACGAACGCCCCTACGCCTGCCCGGTGGAGTCCTGCGATCGCCGCTTCTCTCGCTCCGACGAGCTCACCCGCCACATCCGCATCCACACGGGCCAGAAGCCCTTCCAGTGTCGCATTTGCATGCGCAACTTCAGCCGCAGTGACCACCTGACCACCCACATCCGCACCCACACTGGCGAGAAGCCCTTCGCCTGCGACATCTGCGGGAGAAAGTTTGCCAGGAGCGACGAACGCAAGAGGCACACCAAGATCCACTTGCGGCAGAAGGacaagaaagcagacaaaaatgccGTGGCCTCCTCagccacctcctctctctcttcctacgCGTCCCCAGTTGCTACCTCTTACCCATCCCCAGTTACTACCTCTTATccctcccctgccaccacctCATACCCGTCGCCCGTGcccacctccttctcctctcccggCTCCTCCACCTACCCCTCCCCTGTGCACAGCGGCTTCCCCTCGCCCTCCGTGGCCACCACGTACTCATCCGTTCCACCTGCTTTCCCAGCCCAGGTCAGCAGCTTCCCTTCCTCCGCTGTCACCAACTCCTTCAGCGCCTCCACAGGGCTTTCGGACATGACGGCCACCTTTTCTCCCAGGACAATTGAAATTTGCTAAAGTGAAAGAGGGAAACcaagggaaaagggagaaaaagaaacacaagagacttaaaggacaggaggaggaggagatggccATAGGAGGGTGTTCCTCCTAGGTCAGATGGGGTTCTCAGAGCCAAGTCCTCCCTCTCTACTCCGAGTGGAAGGTCCAGTGGCCAACAATCCTTTCTGCCCACTTCCCCTTCTTCCCTGATCCCTTTTCCCTTTGACTTCAGCTGCCTGAAACAGCCATGTCCAAGTTCTTCACCTCTGTCCAAAGAACTTGACTTGCATGGATTTTGGATAAATCATTTCAGTATCATCTCCGTCATATGCCTGACCCCTTGCTCCCTTCAATGCTAGAAAATCGAGTTGGCAAAAGGGGTTTGGGCCCCTCAGAGCCCTGCACTGCACCCTTGTACAGTGTCTGTGCCATGGATTTCGTTTTTCTTGGGGTACTCTTGATGTGAAGATAATTTGCATATTCTATTGTATTATTTGGAATTAGGTCCTcactttggggggggggaaaaaaagaaaagccaagcaAACCAGTGGTGATCCTCTATTTCGTGATGATGCTGTGACAATAAGTTTGAAGCTTCTTTTGAAACAGCAGTCCTAGGTATTAATCAGCATGTGTCAGAGTGTTGTTCCGTTAACCTTTCTGTAAATACTGCTCGATTGTACTCTCACATGTGGCAAAatatggtttggtttttttttttttgaaagtgtttcggtttttttggtttttttttttttttttttgtccttttggtTTAAAAAGTTTCACGTCTTGGTGCCTTTTGTGTGATGCGCCTTGCTGATGGCTTGACATGTGCAATTGTGAGGGACATGCTCACCTCTAGCCTTAAGGGGGGCAGGGAGTGACGATTCGGGGGAGGCTTTGGGAGCAAAATAAGGAAGAGGGCTGAGCTAAGCCTCGGTTCTCcagaatgtaagaaaaaatatctaaaacaaaatctgaactctcagaagtctatttttttaactgaaaatgtaaatttataaatatattcaggaGTTGGAATGTTGTAGTTACCTACTGAGTAGGCGGCGATTTTTGTATGTTATGAACATGCAGTTCattattttgtggttttattttactttgtacttGTGTTTGCTTAAACAAAGTGACTGTTTGGCTTATAAACACATTGAATGCGCTTTATTGCCCATGGGATATGTGGTGTATAtccttcagaaaaattaaaaggaaaataaagtagcTGTGATTGGGTATGTGTTTCCTGGGCTAGGGGAAGGGCCCTGCAGGAGCCATCTCAAGGGGTCTGAGGTTTTCTGAAGGCTCTGGGCCTTTACAGATGCAAGGACACTCCCACTAGAGTCCTTCCCACTGCGTGTCACTGGAGAGAATTCTTTATGAGGACCGAGTATGGGTCTCCTCTTAAATCTGGTGGGCTGCAGATTTACCTTGGTTAGTTAGAGCCAAAGAAGGCCAGAGTTAGAGGGGGACATGTGTGGCCAGAGGCAATGCTACTCTCTGGGCATCAAGTGTTTCCACTCCTATCCACAGTTGGAAAAAATCTATGTTCTTGGGAATCCCTGCCACGTGCAGGTCGGGAAGAGAAGGGGTGGGCACAGTAACAAGGCTGGGGCTGACGCCgcctctccctcccatcctccatGTCCCCAGCAACTTGAGGGCATTGAAGAAGCCTGGAAGAGGCAAAGCCCAGTTCTTAAGCCAAGAAGCCTTCCAGGAAGAAAATATCATCACTTGCCAGCTGGAACTGCCATCCTTGGCAGCTTCCTGGGACAGAGGGCACAGTGGGCAGGAGGCTGGCCTGGTATCTAAAGTTCCCGTCCCAGCCAAGTCTGTCCCCATTGTGTAAGTGGTATGAGGTGCTAGGTTCCTGTGGCCCTATTCCCCTGAGGACTACTGTCACTGCTAGAGCAATCCATGTGGGCATCAGTATCCTCTGAGAGGCTTGACCTGGCCATGATAGTCATGGAGGGAACAGTTCCAGTTCCAGGAATGCAGATTGGTGGTTGGGGAGAGAGGTATAAGCCAAAAATTACAACATGGTGTTATGTTATACAAtatgggcagggagggggctctTTGGGAGCACAGTTAGAAGGACACTCAACCACCTCCCCCCAGCCGGGGGGGCTTAGGAAAGATGGAAAGATTGAGTTGGGAAGCATAAGTAGGAGTCAACCCAGTTGACTTGGTTTGTGTGTGAGGTACGGGCGATGTTGGCGGAAGTCTATACCCAGGAGTGTGGATGGGATGGATTACTGAATGGGAGCCCTACCTCCAACCCTGATATCTTTGTGACTTGGTCAGACACTACCATCCATTGGGCAGATAGGTGCAATAGATTTCCTGTCCTGGAATTCCCAAGCCTTGGCTTCCCTCCCAACTTCCGTCCCCTAAAATCAGAGGGACAATGAAGGATCCCCTTTACCTGGTATGGTTATCAGGCCTGCAGTGAAGTCAAAGTCTAatctcctccacctcttctccttcctctgagCATCCTCcaggttctgtttctttgtttttatttacctgATGCTTCCGCCTTACATCTCCCAGGTTCCAAACTCATACTTCCTGGAGCCAGGGGGATTCCAATAACCCCTTGGTGTGGACTCAATTCTTTCTCTTACATTCTAGCCCTCCCCCACCAGTACTATTGACTTCTGCCCTTTCCCAAGACACCAGACTTCTCAGCCTGGAGCAGGGGAACCAGGCATCTTCTCTAGCAAAGGGTGAATCCCTGTGAGCCTCCTGGCAAAACTGCCAGGTCCTGATGGGACAATATTTGTGTTGGCACAcctcttcccagccccacctACTCCTCCCCATCTCATCTGGGTCCAGGAACGCAAGTCTATGCCTGTTACATGTTCGTAGGAGTTTCTCATCCCAGACTCCtaagaaacaaaatgtggcaagaatatatatgaaagaaGGAGCAAAGAAAGAGACTCTGTTCCTTTCAAACAACGCATCAGAATGAGATTCCCAGGCCCATTCACAGAGCATCTGATTGACACCTGACATCTGAGATGGGGTCCTGGAACTGGCCTTGATAACAAAGCCATTCTGATGCTGGTAGCTTGTTGCtggcttttaacattttttttgtagagacagggacctcactatattgcccaagctggtctcaaactcctagcctcaagtgatctgccaccttggcctccccaaatgctgggattacaggcatgggccaccacacccagccacctacctaattttttttttttttttttttttttttgagacagagtctcactttgttgctcactTTGTTGtttgggttagagtgccgtggcattagcctagctcacagcaacctcaaactcctaggctcaagcaatcctcctgcctcagcctcctgagtagctgagacttcaggcacgcaccaccatgcccggctaattttttctatatattttagttgcccaattaatttctttctatttttagtagagacagggatctcacccttgctcaggctggtttcgaactcctgaccttgagtgatcctcccacctcggtctcccagagtgctaggattacaggcatgagccaccatgcccggccacctAATTTTTATTAGTCCTGTCACCAGGGTTTCTTTAA
This window of the Microcebus murinus isolate Inina chromosome 21, M.murinus_Inina_mat1.0, whole genome shotgun sequence genome carries:
- the EGR1 gene encoding early growth response protein 1, coding for MAAAKAEMQLMSPLQISDPFGSFPHSPTMDNYPKLEEMMLLSNGAPQFLAAAGAPEGSSGNSSSSGGGGGGGGGSSSSSSSSAYNPQGETGEQPYEHLTAESFPDISLNNEKVLVETSYPSQTTRLPPITYTGRFSLEPAPNSGSTLWPEPLFSLVSGLVSMTNPPASSSSSSSPAASSSSSASQSPPLSCAVPSNDSSPIYSAAPTFPTPNTDIFPEPQSQAFSGSAGSALQYPPPAYPAAKGGFQVPMIPDYLFPQQQGDLGLGTPDQKPFQGLESRTQQPSLTPLSTIKAFATQSGSQDLKALNSTYQSQLIKPSRMRKYPNRPSKTPPHERPYACPVESCDRRFSRSDELTRHIRIHTGQKPFQCRICMRNFSRSDHLTTHIRTHTGEKPFACDICGRKFARSDERKRHTKIHLRQKDKKADKNAVASSATSSLSSYASPVATSYPSPVTTSYPSPATTSYPSPVPTSFSSPGSSTYPSPVHSGFPSPSVATTYSSVPPAFPAQVSSFPSSAVTNSFSASTGLSDMTATFSPRTIEIC